In a genomic window of Clavelina lepadiformis chromosome 7, kaClaLepa1.1, whole genome shotgun sequence:
- the LOC143465015 gene encoding receptor-interacting serine/threonine-protein kinase 1-like, giving the protein MSSRVSSILQPTRSYDAKIVKTSFSDEIGHGSYGKVHKVYHSKLGCAAAKIFIVTGTMDRHSDVYRLVEKEAEVMALINHENIVRFHGVSCWSHFFALIMDYQPGGSLHTLLENSLVTEIPWKLRLRLVLETIKAITYLQHSGVEDHKVHGDLKTTNILLTEYLHVKVADCGAAMLAAKTCDRSSFEPHQLSRLHTVVFSAPEFLRNVFTEKHPSMDLFSLGRVIYQVVTREVPYKRQNCQNITDAILNGALPSEDCIPLIRDELVETASDDLRIFDVFVNTMHQCCDECPENRPTISHVQDRVLALMRQTSSVLISRAVHFVMNQMHIRYNEIPPSGLKTLYEYVR; this is encoded by the coding sequence ATGAGCTCGCGTGTTTCTTCAATACTGCAACCAACTCGTAGCTACGATGCAAAAATAGTAAAGACAAGTTTTTCTGATGAAATAGGACATGGAAGTTACGGAAAAGTGCACAAAGTCTATCATTCAAAACTCGGCTGCGCTGCtgccaaaattttcattgtcaCTGGTACAATGGACAGACACAGTGACGTGTATCGGTTGGTGGAAAAGGAAGCTGAGGTCATGGCTTTAATAAATCATGAAAACATTGTCCGTTTTCATGGAGTATCTTGCTGGTCGCACTTCTTTGCACTTATAATGGACTACCAGCCAGGTGGAAGCTTGCACACACTGCTGGAAAATAGCCTTGTAACTGAAATTCCTTGGAAGCTGAGGCTTAGATTAGTTCTTGAAACAATCAAAGCCATCACGTATTTACAACACAGTGGAGTTGAAGACCATAAAGTTCACGGAGACCTAAAAACCACCAATATCTTGCTGACAGAATATTTACATGTCAAAGTAGCCGATTGTGGCGCTGCCATGCTTGCAGCGAAGACTTGTGATCGCAGTAGCTTCGAACCTCACCAACTATCACGCTTGCATACTGTTGTCTTCTCTGCACCAGAATTTCTTCGCAATGTCTTTACAGAGAAGCATCCTTCAATGGATTTGTTTAGTTTGGGAAGAGTAATTTACCAGGTTGTCACCAGGGAGGTGCCATATAAGAGACAGAACTGCCAAAACATTACCGATGCCATATTAAACGGTGCTCTTCCTTCTGAAGATTGCATTCCACTGATCCGAGATGAACTAGTTGAAACTGCCAGTGACGACTTGCGCATTTTTGATGTCTTTGTTAATACCATGCATCAGTGCTGTGATGAATGCCCAGAAAATCGACCCACTATTAGCCATGTACAAGACAGGGTTTTAGCGCTTATGCGGCAAACTTCTTCTGTCCTTATTTCTCGAGCGGTCCATTTTGTGATGAATCAAATGCATATAAGATATAATGAAATCCCTCCGTCAGGTCTTAAGACTTTATATGAATATGTTAGGTGA
- the LOC143465016 gene encoding uncharacterized protein LOC143465016, with product MPAHRVFRSGDLKSSLQACDDLGSGTYGRVIKVYNTRYGCAAAKVFSVTGTVERQRGTTHAIVESEANIMALASHENVVRFYGICCWSHYYALIMEYETGGSLHDLLKNDQVSLLPWKLRLRFVYETVKAIVFLHNSGLDERIVHGDLKSSNILLSESLHVRVGDFGAATLATKTCDQTSPRHDSKSRQHTVVFSAPEFLSDVFGVRHPDMDIYSLGRVTYELLTRETPFYDATFQDITNEIVHGAVPSDTKINQIRAEMVANADEDLVILDFFRQLMASCCTISRSRRPGILIVQQNIRNLIETVSSTVMAKAVLVVVNQMNTQRNESEPEVRKPLTDLVI from the coding sequence ATGCCGGCTCATCGAGTATTTCGTTCTGGTGATTTAAAATCAAGTCTACAAGCTTGTGATGACCTTGGATCAGGGACATATGGACGTGTAATAAAAGTCTACAATACAAGGTATGGGTGTGCTGCAGCCAAGGTTTTCTCAGTCACTGGAACTGTGGAGAGGCAGCGTGGTACAACACATGCGATCGTTGAATCCGAAGCTAATATTATGGCTTTAGCCTCCCATGAAAATGTTGTTCGTTTTTATGGAATCTGCTGCTGGTCGCATTATTATGCTCTGATCATGGAATATGAAACAGGAGGAAGTCTACATGATCTACTAaaaaatgatcaagttagccTTTTACCATGGAAACTACGGCTTCGTTTTGTATATGAAACAGTGAAAGCCATTGTCTTCTTACACAATTCTGGATTAGATGAGCGCATAGTGCATGGAGACTTGAAATCCAGTAACATTCTGTTAAGTGAATCTCTTCATGTTCGCGTTGGGGATTTTGGTGCGGCAACACTTGCCACCAAGACCTGTGATCAGACCAGCCCACGTCACGACAGCAAATCGCGCCAGCACACTGTTGTGTTTTCTGCACCGGAATTTCTGTCTGATGTCTTTGGCGTGCGGCACCCAGACATGGATATCTATAGCTTGGGCCGTGTGACTTACGAACTGCTTACTAGAGAAACCCCCTTCTATGATGCTACATTTCAGGACATCACAAATGAAATCGTTCACGGAGCAGTGCCTTCAGATacaaaaatcaatcaaattcGTGCTGAGATGGTTGCAAACGCTGATGAAGATTTAGTCATCTTGGATTTCTTCCGTCAGTTGATGGCAAGTTGCTGCACAATTTCCCGTAGTCGGCGACCGGGAATTCTTATAGTGCAACAAAATATACGTAATCTCATTGAGACGGTGTCCTCGACAGTAATGGCAAAAGCAGTGCTTGTGGTTGTGAATCAAATGAACACACAACGAAATGAAAGTGAACCCGAAGTGCGCAAGCCCTTAACAGATTTGGTTATATAA
- the LOC143465666 gene encoding uncharacterized protein LOC143465666, whose amino-acid sequence MFVVKRSQDNDVYFHRRHLSDSVFGVTAMLSLYNKIVLFVLACQLCFSLVKASEICGNGRYCTDRGSSSAYCCNRNYLGNYQCCYRTRYYTSIWSLWYFWFGLAIFLLLISGCIAGCRRRQLRMRMQQTMPQTHTVHVATVTMAGPVGQQNPGYVKPTNDLPPSYNQIQQQGISSQFQEFSKQETAPPYPPQGYAPPPYPATQPVPYPTAQGFPQPTMAPNPALNH is encoded by the exons ATGTTCGTAGTTAAGAGAAGCCAAGATAACGATGTTTACTTTCACAGAAGACATTTAAGCGATAGTGTTTTTGGAGTTACTGCGATGTTGTCgctgtataataaaatagtTCTATTTGTCCTGGCTTGTCAACTGTGCTTTAGCTTGGTCAAG gctTCAGAGATTTGTGGAAACGGTCGATATTGCACCG atAGAGGCAGCTCGTCTGCATATTGCTGTAACAGGAATTACCTCGGAAATTACCAATGCTGTTATAGAACCCGATACTACACTTCGATTTGGTCATTGTGGT aTTTTTGGTTTGGTCTTGCTATTTTCCTTCTTCTAATATCGGGATGTATCGCCGGTTGCCGACGACGACAATTGCGCATGCGCATGCAACAGACTATGCCTCAGACTCATACGGTACACGTTGCCACGGTAACCATGGCGGGACCCGTGGGACAGCAg AACCCAGGCTACGTGAAACCAACCAACGATCTGCCACCATCCTACAATCAGATCCAACAGCAGGGAATCTCGTCGCAATTTCAGGagttttcaaaacaagaaaCCGCTCCACCTTACCCACCGCAAGGTTACGCTCCGCCCCCGTACCCCGCCACTCAGCCCGTTCCTTACCCCACTGCGCAGGGGTTTCCCCAGCCAACAATGGCTCCTAACCCAGCGCTTAATCACTGA
- the LOC143465504 gene encoding uncharacterized protein LOC143465504 yields the protein MTLLKFTLVTSMLLCQATSHEVCKLGLVCPDMELLNGYCCGSLYEDACCFEKLTIVDLWYFWVGIGLAVLVLSCILIRIWACVINRRNVYVTLTRPNHPSEVEIEDHCYGSIRYPPPYQQSQSQPIAAKDTTQVVVEGNRPQAYCFRGTLNGAVGEPL from the exons ATGACATTGCTTAAATTCACTTTGGTGACTTCCATGCTTCTTTGCCAGGCTACA AGTCATGAAGTTTGTAAACTCGGACTTGTGTGCCCAG ACATGGAACTCTTAAACGGATACTGCTGCGGTTCTCTTTATGAGGATGCTTGCTGCTTTGAAAAGTTAACAATAGTGGATTTATGGT ATTTCTGGGTTGGCATTGGTTTGGCGGTTCTCGTGCTCAGCTGCATCCTCATAAGGATATGGGCATGTGTGATCAACCGACGAAACGTTTACGTAACTCTGACAAGACCTAACCACCCTAGCGAAGTTGAAATAGAG GATCATTGCTACGGTTCTATCCGCTACCCACCGCCATATCAACAATCTCAAAGTCAGCCAATTGCTGCGAAGGACACAACACAAGTAGTTGTAGAAGGGAACCGTCCACAGGCGTATTGTTTTCGAGGCACGCTGAATGGCGCAGTCGGAGAACCACTTTGA
- the LOC143465365 gene encoding uncharacterized protein LOC143465365, whose amino-acid sequence MGELMKTSILTLCFCQLFLPLTWAYDFCYSRTCYDKGSEIGYCCEFYENTCCYYTAVWGLWYFWFGIILFVLSIILLVVRICFIRSLRRRQRNLHVTTVTTQQTGIPNPGYGGTNTSNDYPPSYQQVQKDYFTGNKSNPSQTGNVYAQPPCTPTPYPVPPGLTTLPAAPYPPPTQNQS is encoded by the exons ATGGGAGAGCTTATGAAAACTTCCATTTTGACATTGTGTTTTTGCCAGTTGTTTTTGCCTTTGACGTGG GCATATGACTTTTGTTACAGCAGAACTTGTTATG atAAAGGAAGCGAAATCGGTTATTGCTGCGAGTTCTATGAAAATACATGCTGTTACTACACAGCAGTTTGGGGCCTGTGGT ATTTCTGGTTTGGAATCATCTTGTTTGTTCTTTCAATCATTCTATTAGTCGTCAGGATCTGCTTCATACGTAGTCTGCGTCGCCGTCAACGAAATCTTCACGTTACCACGGTGACAACGCAGCAAACCGGAATACCG AACCCGGGGTATGGTGGAACAAACACCAGCAACGACTATCCACCTTCCTACCAACAAGTTCAGAAGGACTACTTTACTGGAAATAAAAGCAATCCGTCACAAACTGGAAATGTGTATGCCCAACCACCTTGCACTCCGACACCTTATCCAGTCCCACCTGGCTTGACCACCCTACCAGCAGCCCCGTATCCCCCGCCAACACAAAATCAATCCTAA